The Candidatus Paceibacterota bacterium genome contains the following window.
GAAACACACTAATTTCTTTCCAATAATTCCTAGGAAACTTTCTAAAATTATTGTCTATAATTTTGAAATTGGATGGGGCCTGTATATTTCCTTGGGTAAGATTGCCAGAAAAAAAAAGATTCGTAGTATAAAAAAACAATGATTCTGGCATTTTCTCTCCAATTTCTTTAAAAATTGGATAATATATCACTCCGTCGCCTAAACCATCAAAAGTTGTAATCAAGTAATTCATAAGGGTGTCATTATTATTGACATTAACTAATATATCATGTAGCATACTTAATTGCAATTAATGTATATTTCATATGCCTAAATTAAAAAAAGAGACTGTTCTAACAGACAAAGAAAGTAGAAAATATCGAGGTGTAGTTTTTGATTTTCACTTTACGATTGCCCATTTTTATCCATCAAGGGAAAAAGTGTATGAAAAAATTTTTAATAAATACGGGTTTACTAATTCACCAAAAGATATTGCCAGAGCTTTTTCTAGGGCATGGTTAAAATATACAGACAAAGAACTTATCGAGGCTTTCAGCCAGCAAATTGATATACCCTCTATGGAAAATTGGTGGCTTGAATTTCATTCTGGAGTTTTTATGACATTGGGAATAGAAGATAAGAAAATATTGGAATTGATAAATAAGGATATTTCTGACCTTGTGTATAAAGATTCTTCTATCTATCGTTTATATCCGGATGTCTTAGAAACGCTCTCTTTCCTAAAGAAAAAAAAGGTTAAGATTGGAATGATAACTAATGCTCACGGTACAATCCGAGAAATTATTAATGAATTGGGCATAACAGAATATTTTGATTATATAACGATCTCTTGTGAAGTCGGGCTTAGCAAACCTGATCCTAAAATCTTTGAATATACATTTGAAAAAATGGGATTGCATAATAAAGATGTGTTATTTGTAGGAGACAGTTATCATACTGATGTTGTTGGCTCTGAAATCGCTGGATGTGCCATCGCCATCATTGATAGAAAAGATAAGGATGGGAAGAAACTGAATAAATACCTACACCTTAATAATTTAACTCAGATTAAAAATCTGATCTAATTGGGGATCTACCGCCTTTTTTAGATCTCAAACTTTTTATTTTCCTGCTTCTTTTTTGGCTAAAATTAAAACTCCATTAACAAACTCACTCTTCCCACTAATGTACGAATCTTTTCCTGTTGGATTATTCTTTAATAACTTTTTCTTTAATTTTTGGTATTCATCTCTCAAATCAGAATGTTTTCTCAAGTAATCTCTAAATAATATCTGTCTTTCCCAAAAGCCTCCTTTGTCAGTATAGGCAATAGAAAGATGAAATTCTGTAGGATTACCTTTCCTAAACAAGTGCCTTTCCGCACTGGAATTTAGCTTATCATAGGAATATCTGAATCCCTCAAGTGGTTTGATAAAAGCATCAGCATCTTTTTGATTCTCTATCATTACTGCAATATCAATAATTGGTTTTGAAGCTAACCCTTCAATAGATGTACTGCCAATATGTTCAATAGCGATTACTTTATCACCAAATATTTCTTTCAATTTACTTTTTTCTGTCTCAAATCTGTCTTTCCAAGATGATTGATAAGATATTAAGATTGCATGTGATGAATCGTTCATAAAATACATTTAAAGATCAGTAAAAATTTCTTTTATTTTTTCCTGAGTATCTTTTAATTGCCCATCAAAAAACAGATAATCCTTCAATTGCTCAAAAGGTATCCACTTATAAAATCTAACCTCTCCTTTTTTTGGTTGTATTTCATTATTAGTTCCAATAA
Protein-coding sequences here:
- a CDS encoding HAD-IA family hydrolase; translated protein: MPKLKKETVLTDKESRKYRGVVFDFHFTIAHFYPSREKVYEKIFNKYGFTNSPKDIARAFSRAWLKYTDKELIEAFSQQIDIPSMENWWLEFHSGVFMTLGIEDKKILELINKDISDLVYKDSSIYRLYPDVLETLSFLKKKKVKIGMITNAHGTIREIINELGITEYFDYITISCEVGLSKPDPKIFEYTFEKMGLHNKDVLFVGDSYHTDVVGSEIAGCAIAIIDRKDKDGKKLNKYLHLNNLTQIKNLI
- a CDS encoding GrpB family protein, which translates into the protein MNDSSHAILISYQSSWKDRFETEKSKLKEIFGDKVIAIEHIGSTSIEGLASKPIIDIAVMIENQKDADAFIKPLEGFRYSYDKLNSSAERHLFRKGNPTEFHLSIAYTDKGGFWERQILFRDYLRKHSDLRDEYQKLKKKLLKNNPTGKDSYISGKSEFVNGVLILAKKEAGK